A stretch of the Panicum virgatum strain AP13 chromosome 9N, P.virgatum_v5, whole genome shotgun sequence genome encodes the following:
- the LOC120692414 gene encoding FT-interacting protein 3-like, protein MVAEGARRRVVVEVCNARNLMPKDGQGTACAYAVVDFDGQRRRTATRPRDLNPQWGERLEFLVHDPDAMASETLELNLYNDKKAVAATGSGRRGGTFLGKVKVAGASFAKAGDEALVYYPLEKRSVFSQIKGEIGLKIWFVDDPPPPPPAAPAADEKGADAAAADKKEAPAEGKEGKAPDAAAAAATPAEEKKAEATPGEEKKVEEAKTEEKKPEAAEKKDDKGGKKKSPEKGKKDGEKPKEEGKAKEDDKKDAAAPPPSPSKQAPPPSPSKKDLAIAGIAGDLEIRPQSAAEKSMAASGASASYDLVDRVPYLFVRLLKAKRHGGGQPLYAQLAIGTHAVRTRAATAAGEWDLVFAFHKDSLTDTSLEVTVHEEAKKPAKEGEPVPPDANLGFISFDLQEVPKRSPPDSALAPQWYTLEGHGSEDGATAACDVMLAVWVGTQVDEAFQEAWHSDSGGYLVHTRSKAYLSPKLWYLRLSVIQAQDLRLPPPPDAKAKQCGGPIFPELYVKAQLGAQVFKTGRVPLGSAAAGTSNPSWDEDLLFVTAEPFDPFLTVAVEDVFSGQPVGHARVPLSTVHRRADDRVEPPSRWLNLCGDEARPYAGRVHVRVCLEGGYHVLDEAANVASDVRAASKQLSKPPVGMLEVGVRGAANLVPMKIAKDGASGSTDAYVVLKYGPKWARTRTILDQFNPRWNEQYAWDVFDPCTVLTIAVFDNVRYKAGDAKDSRIGKLRIRLSTLDTNRVYTNTFPLTAVHPVGVRKMGELELAIRFTCPSWLTLLQAYGSPLLPRMHYVKPLGAAQQDVLRHTAMRIVSGRLARSEPPLGPEVVQCLLDTDTHSWSMRRSRANWFRVVGCLSHVAAAVRWAHRVRTWAHPPTTVLVHALLIAVVLCPEMILPTVCLYLFLVLLWRYRARPRQPAGMDPRLSHVDSVSPDELDEEFDGLPSCRPADVVRMRYDRLRAVAGRAQTLLGDVAAQGERVEALLSWRDPRATGVFAVVCLLAALVLYAVPFKVLLLGMGFYYLRHPRFRGDMPSAGFNFFRRLPSLSDRVL, encoded by the coding sequence ATGGTGGCggagggggcgcggcggcgggtggtggtggaggtcTGCAACGCGCGGAACCTGATGCCCAAGGACGGCCAGGGCACGGCGTGCGCCTACGCCGTCGTCGACTTcgacggccagcgccgccgcaccgccacgCGCCCGCGGGACCTCAACCCGCAGTGGGGGGAGCGCCTCGAGTTCCTCGTCCACGACCCGGACGCCATGGCCTCCGAGACGCTCGAGCTCAACCTCTACAACGACAAGaaggccgtcgccgccaccggcagCGGCCGCCGGGGCGGCACCTTCCTCGGCAAGGTCAAGGTGGCGGGCGCCTCGTTCGCCAAGGCCGGGGACGAGGCGCTCGTCTACTACCCGCTCGAGAAGCGGAGCGTCTTCTCgcagatcaagggggagatcgGGCTCAAGATCTGGTTCGTcgacgacccgccgccgccaccacccgccgcgccggcggccgatGAGAAGGGCGCCGATGCGGCGGCAGCGGATAAGAAGGAGGCGCCGGCAGaggggaaggaggggaaggcgCCGGatgcggctgccgccgccgccacgccggctGAGGAGAAGAAGGCGGAGGCGACGCCGGGCGAGGAGAAGAAAGTGGAGGAGGCCAAAACGGAGGAGAAGAAACCTGAGGCGGCGGAGAAGAAGGACGACAAGGGTGGCAAGAAGAAGTCGCcggagaaggggaagaaggacggcgagaagcccaaggaggaAGGAAAGGCTAAGGAGGACGACAAGAAagacgcggccgcgccgccgccgtctccgtccaagcaggcgccgccgccctcgccctcgaAGAAGGACCTGGCGATCGCCGGGATCGCCGGCGACCTGGAGATCCGCCCCCAGAGCGCTGCCGAGAAGAGCATGGCGGCGTCTGGCGCCAGCGCGTCGTACGACCTCGTGGATCGCGTGCCGTACCTCTTCGTCCGGCTCCTCAAGGCCaagcgccacggcggcggccagccgCTGTACGCGCAGCTGGCCATCGGCACCCACGCTGTGCGCAcgcgcgccgccacggccgccggcgagtgGGACCTGGTGTTCGCCTTCCACAAGGACAGCCTCACTGACACCTCGCTGGAGGTCACCGTCCACGAGGAGGCCAAGAAGCCGGCCAAGGAGGGGGAGCCCGTCCCGCCGGACGCCAACCTGGGCTTCATCTCCTTCGACCTCCAGGAGGTCCCGAAGCGGTCGCCGCCGGACAGCGCCCTCGCGCCGCAGTGGTACACCCTCGAGGGCCACGGCTCCGAggacggcgcgacggcggcctgcGACGTCATGCTCGCCGTGTGGGTCGGCACGCAGGTCGACGAGGCGTTCCAGGAGGCGTGGCACTCCGACTCCGGCGGCTACCTGGTGCACACCCGCTCCAAGGCGTACCTCTCCCCGAAGCTCTGGTACCTCCGCCTCAGCGTCATCCAGGCGCAGGACCTGCGGCTGCCGCCCCCGCCGGACGCCAAGGCGAAGCAGTGCGGCGGCCCCATCTTCCCGGAGCTCTACGTGAAGGCGCAGCTAGGCGCCCAGGTGTTCAAGACCGGCCGCGTCCCGCtcggcagcgcggcggccgggacctCCAACCCGAGCTGGGACGAGGACCTGCTCTTCGTCACCGCGGAGCCGTTCGACCCGTTCCTGACCGTCGCCGTCGAGGACGTGTTCTCCGGGCAGCCGGTGGGGCATGCCCGCGTGCCCCTGTCGACGGTGCACCGGCGGGCCGACGACCGCGTGGAGCCGCCGTCCCGGTGGCTGAACCTGTGCGGCGACGAGGCCCGGCCGTACGCCGGGCGGGTCCACGTGCGCGTGTGCCTGGAGGGCGGGTACCACGTGCTGGACGAGGCGGCGAACGTGGCCAGCGACGTGCGCGCGGCGTCGAAGCAGCTGTCGAAGCCGCCGGTGGGGATGCTGGAGGTCGGCGTCCGCGGCGCCGCCAACCTGGTGCCGATGAAGATCGCCAAGGACGGCGCGAGCGGGTCGACGGACGCGTACGTGGTGCTCAAGTACGGGCCCAAGTGGGCGCGCACGCGCACCATCCTGGACCAGTTCAACCCGCGGTGGAACGAGCAGTACGCGTGGGACGTGTTCGATCCCTGCACCGTGCTCACCATCGCCGTCTTCGACAACGTCCGGTACAAGGCCGGCGACGCCAAGGACTCGCGCATCGGCAAGCTCCGCATCCGCCTCTCCACGCTCGACACCAACCGGGTGTACACCAACACCTTCCCGCTGACGGCGGTGCACCCCGTGGGCGTTCGCAAGATGGGCGAGCTGGAGCTGGCGATCCGGTTCACCTGCCCGTCGTGGCTGACGCTGCTGCAGGCGTACGGCAGcccgctgctgccgcggatGCACTACGTGAAGCCGCTGGGCGCGGCGCAGCAGGACGTGCTGCGGCACACGGCGATGCGCATCGTGTCGGGGCGACTGGCGCGGTCGGAGCCGCCGCTGGGGCCGGAGGTGGTGCAGTGCCTGCTGGACACGGACACGCACTCGTGGAGcatgcggcggagcagggccaaCTGGTTCCGCGTCGTCGGCTGCCTGTcgcacgtcgccgccgcggtgaGGTGGGCGCACCGCGTCCGCACCTGGGCGCACCCGCCGACCACCGTGCTCGTGCACGCGCTGCTGATCGCCGTCGTGCTCTGCCCGGAGATGATCCTGCCCACCGTGTGCCTCTACCTGTTCCTGGTCCTCCTCTGGCGCTACCGCGCCCggccgcggcagccggcgggcatggacccgcggctctcccacGTCGACAGCGTGAGCCCCGACGAGCTCGACGAGGAGTTCGACGGGCTCCCCTCCTGCCGCCCCGCCGACGTGGTCCGGATGCGGTACGACCGGCTGCGCGCCGTCGCCGGGCGCGCGCAGACGCTGCTGGGCGACGTGGCGGCGCAAGGGGAGCGCGTCGAGGCGCTGCTCTCCTGGCGCGACCCGCGCGCGACGGGCGTGTTCGCGGTGGTGTGCCTGCTGGCGGCGCTGGTGCTGTACGCCGTGCCTTTCAAggtgctgctgctggggatggGGTTCTACTACCTCCGCCACCCGAGGTTCCGCGGCGACATGCCCTCCGCCGGCTTCAACTTCTTCCGCCGCCTGCCGTCGCTCTCCGACCGGGTCCTCTAG